In Acidobacteriota bacterium, the sequence GGACGCCGGCGTTCCAGCGTCTGCTCGGGTTCATAAATATCGCCTTTGTAGATCCACACCTTGACGCCGATCACCCCGTAGGTGGTGAAGGCCTGGGCGAATCCGTAA encodes:
- a CDS encoding 30S ribosomal protein S3, which codes for YGFAQAFTTYGVIGVKVWIYKGDIYEPEQTLERRRPQRGGGN